A region from the Shumkonia mesophila genome encodes:
- a CDS encoding PhoX family protein — MDTSNPSGTSVEAGELLSFDAFDERNYPRPAETQFSGLAEKAISRRSVLAAGVSFGAAAFVAGATAGLAPFKAFAASRMAFEPVAANGLDTITVPKGYSWHPVATWGDPLWSRGAAFDHASRGSGASQELAFGDNNDGMALFADGDRHVLAVNNEYTNLEIIYANRDAKKPETADDIRKGKAAHGVTVMEIKQDGGRWAIVKDSPYNRRITADTPMEITGPACGHDLMKTAADPAGTRSMGTWNNCANGRTPWGTYLTCEENFNGYFSSSDPNYKPTAEMTRYGIGVKDVGYGWAGADERFDISKHPNEANRAGYVVEIDPLDPASTPKKRTALGRFKHENAEVVLAGNGQVVVYMGDDERGEFIYRFVSDGRYVANGDNANLLDAGRLFVAKFADNGRGEWVELNPASTGMASQAEIAVHTRIAASKVGATTMDRPEWVAVHPLKPEVYCALTNNSNRGRKPNAGGDPTPVGGPNPREANKYGQIVRWRPDGGDHMAAGFAWDLFVLAGNPAVHADAYAGSKNVTRDNMFNSPDGIAFDSNGLLWIQTDGNYSDAKDFAGQGNNQMLAADPETGEIRRFLVGPKECEVTGITWSPDRKTLFVGIQHPGEEGNSHFPAGGDTAPRSAVVAITRNDGGLIG, encoded by the coding sequence ATGGACACATCAAACCCCTCCGGCACCTCGGTCGAGGCCGGCGAACTTCTGTCTTTCGACGCATTCGACGAACGCAACTATCCCCGCCCTGCCGAAACCCAGTTTTCCGGGCTGGCCGAAAAGGCCATCTCGCGGCGCAGCGTGCTGGCCGCCGGCGTAAGTTTCGGCGCCGCGGCCTTCGTCGCCGGGGCGACCGCCGGGCTGGCGCCGTTCAAGGCCTTTGCCGCCAGCCGCATGGCTTTCGAGCCGGTAGCCGCCAACGGCCTCGACACCATCACCGTCCCCAAGGGCTACAGCTGGCATCCGGTCGCCACGTGGGGAGATCCGCTGTGGTCCAGGGGCGCGGCGTTCGATCATGCCAGCCGGGGCTCCGGCGCCAGCCAGGAGTTGGCCTTCGGCGACAACAACGACGGCATGGCCCTGTTCGCCGACGGCGACCGGCACGTCCTCGCCGTCAACAACGAGTACACCAACCTCGAGATCATCTACGCCAACCGCGACGCCAAAAAGCCCGAGACCGCCGACGACATCCGCAAGGGCAAGGCCGCCCACGGCGTCACGGTGATGGAGATCAAGCAGGACGGCGGCCGGTGGGCCATCGTCAAGGACAGCCCCTACAACCGCCGCATCACCGCCGACACGCCCATGGAAATCACCGGCCCGGCCTGCGGCCACGATCTGATGAAGACCGCCGCCGATCCGGCGGGCACCCGCTCCATGGGCACCTGGAACAACTGCGCCAACGGGCGCACGCCGTGGGGCACCTATCTGACCTGCGAGGAGAACTTCAACGGCTACTTCTCATCCTCGGACCCCAACTACAAGCCGACGGCCGAAATGACCCGCTACGGAATCGGGGTCAAGGACGTGGGCTACGGTTGGGCCGGCGCGGACGAGCGGTTCGACATCTCCAAACATCCCAACGAAGCCAACCGCGCCGGCTACGTGGTCGAAATCGATCCCCTCGACCCCGCCTCGACCCCCAAGAAGCGGACGGCGCTCGGCCGCTTCAAGCACGAGAACGCCGAGGTGGTGCTGGCCGGCAACGGCCAGGTGGTCGTCTATATGGGCGATGACGAGCGGGGCGAATTCATCTACCGGTTCGTCAGCGACGGCCGCTACGTTGCGAACGGCGACAACGCGAACCTTCTCGACGCCGGCCGGCTGTTTGTCGCCAAGTTCGCGGATAACGGGCGCGGCGAATGGGTGGAACTGAACCCCGCCTCGACCGGCATGGCCTCGCAGGCCGAGATCGCCGTCCACACCCGGATCGCCGCCTCCAAGGTGGGGGCGACGACCATGGACCGGCCCGAATGGGTCGCCGTCCATCCGCTGAAGCCCGAGGTCTACTGCGCCCTCACCAACAACTCCAACCGGGGCAGGAAGCCCAATGCCGGCGGCGATCCGACCCCCGTCGGCGGCCCCAACCCGCGCGAGGCCAACAAGTACGGCCAGATCGTCCGCTGGCGGCCCGACGGCGGCGACCACATGGCCGCCGGCTTCGCCTGGGACCTGTTCGTCCTGGCCGGCAACCCGGCGGTCCACGCCGACGCCTACGCCGGGTCCAAGAACGTCACCCGGGATAACATGTTCAACTCGCCCGACGGCATCGCCTTCGACAGCAACGGCCTGCTGTGGATCCAGACCGATGGCAACTATTCCGACGCCAAGGACTTCGCCGGCCAGGGCAACAACCAGATGCTGGCCGCCGACCCGGAAACCGGCGAGATCCGCCGCTTCCTGGTGGGCCCCAAGGAATGCGAGGTGACCGGCATCACCTGGAGCCCCGACCGCAAGACGCTGTTCGTCGGAATCCAGCATCCGGGCGAAGAGGGCAACAGCCATTTTCCCGCCGGCGGCGATACGGCGCCCCGCTCGGCGGTGGTCGCCATCACCCGCAATGACGGCGGCTTGATCGGCTGA
- the rpsU gene encoding 30S ribosomal protein S21, with amino-acid sequence MQVIVRDNNVDQALKALKKKMQREGIFREMKLRRSYEKPSERKAREKAEAVRRARKLERKRLEREGF; translated from the coding sequence GTGCAAGTCATCGTTCGCGACAATAACGTCGATCAGGCCCTGAAGGCGCTCAAGAAGAAGATGCAGCGCGAGGGGATCTTCCGTGAAATGAAGCTCCGTCGGTCCTACGAGAAGCCGTCGGAACGCAAGGCCCGCGAAAAGGCCGAGGCCGTGCGCCGCGCCCGTAAGCTGGAGCGCAAGCGGCTGGAGCGCGAAGGCTTCTAG
- the def gene encoding peptide deformylase, with protein sequence MAILKIARMGHPVLLGKAAPVADPGAPEIRRLVSDMIETMADARGTGLAAPQVHVPLRVLVFFVSEQRAGNGADEAAVPLTVLINPEIEPLGEAVDTGWEGCLSIPGMTGAVPRWHRIRYRGVTPDGETVEREAAGFHARVVQHEYDHLEGILYPMRMTDLSQLAFVEELTRAAADAEAEDAETEEAAE encoded by the coding sequence ATGGCGATTCTCAAGATTGCACGTATGGGCCATCCGGTGCTGCTCGGCAAGGCGGCACCCGTGGCCGACCCCGGGGCCCCGGAAATCCGCCGGCTGGTTTCCGACATGATCGAGACCATGGCCGACGCCCGCGGCACCGGCCTGGCGGCGCCGCAGGTCCATGTGCCGTTGCGCGTCTTGGTGTTCTTCGTGTCCGAGCAGCGGGCGGGAAACGGCGCCGACGAGGCGGCGGTGCCGTTGACGGTTTTGATCAATCCCGAGATCGAACCGCTCGGGGAGGCCGTGGACACCGGCTGGGAGGGCTGCCTGTCCATTCCCGGCATGACCGGCGCGGTTCCGCGCTGGCATCGCATCCGCTACCGCGGCGTAACCCCGGACGGCGAGACGGTGGAGCGCGAGGCGGCGGGATTCCACGCGCGAGTCGTGCAGCACGAGTACGATCACCTGGAAGGCATCCTCTACCCGATGCGGATGACCGATCTTTCGCAGTTGGCCTTCGTCGAGGAGTTGACCCGCGCCGCGGCCGACGCCGAGGCGGAAGACGCCGAGACCGAGGAGGCCGCCGAGTGA
- a CDS encoding COQ9 family protein has product METADLRERVLLGMLPHVSFDGWSERSLRAGALDAGLATEDGLRAFPTGTLEAVEYFCDFGDRRMAEELAKRDAAGLRVRERIAAAVRCRLEVVADHREAVRRALSFMALPQNAGTASRCAYRTVNAMWYAAGDTSTDFNFYSKRALLAGVYATTVLYWLTDGSPENADTWAFLDRRIAGIMTFGKFQGRLTKALSDAGGRLVSLSRRCPPLSGR; this is encoded by the coding sequence GTGGAAACCGCTGACCTGCGCGAGCGCGTCCTCCTGGGGATGCTGCCGCACGTGTCGTTCGACGGCTGGAGCGAGCGCAGCCTGCGGGCCGGCGCGCTGGACGCCGGGCTGGCCACCGAGGACGGCCTCAGGGCTTTTCCCACCGGCACGCTCGAGGCGGTCGAATACTTCTGCGATTTCGGCGACAGGCGGATGGCCGAGGAACTGGCGAAGCGGGATGCGGCCGGCCTGCGGGTCCGCGAACGCATCGCCGCCGCCGTGCGTTGCCGGCTGGAGGTGGTGGCCGACCATCGCGAGGCGGTGCGCCGGGCGCTGTCCTTCATGGCGCTGCCGCAGAACGCCGGCACGGCGTCCCGCTGCGCCTACCGCACGGTCAACGCCATGTGGTATGCCGCTGGCGACACCTCCACCGACTTCAATTTCTATAGCAAACGGGCCCTGCTGGCCGGCGTCTATGCGACGACGGTGCTTTATTGGCTGACCGACGGCTCGCCGGAAAACGCCGATACCTGGGCTTTCCTCGACCGGCGGATCGCCGGCATCATGACTTTCGGGAAGTTCCAGGGCCGCCTGACCAAGGCTCTTTCCGATGCCGGCGGCCGCCTGGTTTCGCTGTCCAGGCGGTGCCCGCCGCTGTCGGGCCGCTAG
- the purE gene encoding 5-(carboxyamino)imidazole ribonucleotide mutase: MNTKGAVVGLLMGSQSDWNTMRNAFETLNKLGIPCEANVISAHRHPDRLADYVKGAKERGLKVLIAGAGMAAALPGAVAAMTPLPVLGVPIETRCMGGIDSLLSMVQMPRGVPVATLAIGNSGAVNAALMAASILALGDAKIAAALDHFRAEQSATVPELQIEG; encoded by the coding sequence ATGAATACCAAAGGCGCCGTCGTCGGCCTTCTCATGGGCAGCCAGTCGGACTGGAACACCATGCGCAACGCCTTCGAGACCCTGAACAAGCTTGGCATTCCGTGCGAGGCGAACGTCATTTCCGCCCATCGCCATCCCGACCGCCTGGCCGATTATGTCAAGGGCGCGAAGGAGCGCGGCCTCAAGGTGCTGATCGCCGGGGCCGGCATGGCCGCCGCCCTGCCCGGCGCCGTGGCCGCGATGACCCCGCTGCCGGTGTTGGGCGTGCCGATCGAGACCCGCTGCATGGGCGGCATCGACAGCCTGCTGTCCATGGTCCAGATGCCGCGCGGCGTGCCGGTGGCGACGCTGGCCATCGGCAATTCCGGCGCCGTCAACGCCGCCCTCATGGCGGCCTCCATCCTCGCCCTCGGCGACGCCAAGATCGCCGCCGCGCTCGACCATTTCCGGGCCGAGCAGTCGGCGACCGTGCCGGAACTGCAGATCGAGGGATAG
- a CDS encoding GGDEF domain-containing protein, with translation MVDVTRSSGVESVVAADGHNRRREPDEQAGSHPREPPPTRRSPRQIHDVAQVMGIPPSEMTPRVQEALGIIVSEYDRARSDLERERERIAFYQDLADKDPHLPLVNQRTLMRELARLIARAAQSRTVSSLAILHIRNLEATRLRHGRAAIDGILRQTAERLSATLRASDIVASLGGTEFAVVLTLTDAAVAAEKMTSLAGLLRAALRERSDPDLPLEIAWGVAAFTAEDDAEKTMEAADSDLRRRSAPPPGRRG, from the coding sequence ATGGTCGACGTCACCAGATCCAGCGGCGTGGAATCGGTCGTCGCGGCCGATGGCCATAATCGGCGGCGGGAGCCCGACGAGCAGGCCGGTTCCCATCCGCGGGAGCCCCCCCCGACGCGCCGCTCGCCCCGGCAGATTCACGACGTGGCGCAGGTGATGGGCATTCCGCCATCGGAAATGACGCCGCGCGTCCAAGAGGCGCTGGGCATCATCGTCAGCGAGTACGACCGGGCCCGTTCCGACCTCGAACGCGAGCGCGAGCGGATCGCCTTCTACCAGGATCTGGCGGACAAGGACCCGCACCTGCCGCTCGTCAATCAACGGACCCTGATGCGCGAACTGGCGCGCCTGATCGCCCGCGCCGCCCAGAGCCGCACCGTCAGCAGTCTGGCGATCCTGCATATCCGCAATCTCGAGGCCACCCGGCTCCGGCACGGCCGGGCCGCGATCGACGGCATCCTCCGGCAGACGGCTGAAAGGCTGAGCGCCACCCTGCGGGCCAGCGACATCGTCGCCAGCCTCGGCGGAACCGAATTCGCCGTCGTCCTGACCCTGACCGACGCCGCCGTCGCCGCGGAAAAGATGACAAGCCTGGCCGGGTTGCTGCGCGCCGCCCTCCGGGAGCGGAGCGACCCCGACCTGCCGCTTGAGATCGCCTGGGGCGTCGCGGCGTTCACCGCCGAGGACGACGCCGAAAAAACCATGGAAGCGGCGGACAGCGACCTGCGCCGGCGATCCGCGCCGCCGCCCGGTCGTCGCGGCTGA
- a CDS encoding lactonase family protein, whose product MAAGTFVYVSNAADGDISTYRLEASGDLRAGPRVKAAPVVMPMAVSPDRRFLYAATRAKPYTVFAYAIDRETGALKPVDSAPLAESMPYISLDRAGRFLLAASYGAHLASVNAVAADGRVSPKPVQVVPTGRNAHSIGVDRTNRFVFVPNLGSDQVMQFTFDEASGRLASNTPAAALVDEGTGPRHFVTSSDNRFLYVLGEFTAKVIVFSLDAASGLLTRIGEATGLPADSGLRPGAARGPVVAGGTVPPPDTGKDIWAADIHMTPDGRFLYISERTGDTLAGFGVNQETGLLAYLGSAPTERQPRGFAIDASGRFLVASGEESDTVSVHSIDRESGALGQLGRYPGGKGANWVEIVSFD is encoded by the coding sequence GTGGCGGCGGGAACATTCGTCTACGTGTCGAACGCGGCCGACGGCGACATCTCCACCTATCGCCTGGAGGCGAGCGGCGACTTGCGCGCGGGGCCGCGGGTCAAGGCCGCGCCGGTGGTCATGCCGATGGCGGTCAGCCCGGACAGGCGCTTTCTCTATGCCGCCACCCGCGCCAAGCCCTACACGGTGTTCGCCTATGCCATCGACCGCGAGACCGGGGCGCTGAAGCCGGTGGACTCCGCGCCGCTGGCGGAGAGCATGCCCTACATTTCACTCGACCGCGCCGGGCGGTTCCTGCTCGCCGCCAGTTACGGCGCCCATCTGGCCAGCGTCAACGCGGTGGCCGCCGACGGTCGCGTTTCGCCCAAACCCGTGCAGGTCGTTCCGACGGGCCGCAACGCCCATTCCATCGGGGTGGACCGGACCAACAGGTTCGTTTTCGTTCCCAACCTGGGCAGCGATCAGGTCATGCAGTTCACCTTCGACGAGGCGAGCGGCCGGTTGGCGTCGAACACGCCCGCCGCCGCGCTGGTCGACGAGGGAACGGGCCCCCGCCATTTCGTCACCTCGAGCGACAACCGCTTTCTCTACGTGCTCGGCGAATTCACGGCCAAGGTGATCGTCTTTTCGCTGGACGCCGCGAGCGGCCTGCTGACGCGGATCGGCGAGGCCACCGGTCTGCCGGCCGACAGCGGCCTGCGTCCCGGTGCGGCCCGCGGGCCGGTCGTTGCCGGCGGCACGGTGCCGCCGCCCGACACCGGCAAGGACATCTGGGCGGCCGACATCCATATGACGCCGGACGGCCGGTTCCTCTATATCTCGGAGCGCACCGGCGACACGCTGGCCGGGTTCGGCGTGAACCAGGAGACCGGGCTGCTCGCCTATCTGGGCAGCGCGCCGACGGAAAGGCAGCCCCGCGGCTTCGCCATCGACGCCAGCGGCCGCTTCCTGGTGGCGAGCGGCGAAGAGTCGGACACCGTCTCGGTCCATTCCATCGATCGGGAAAGCGGGGCCCTTGGGCAGCTCGGCCGCTATCCGGGCGGGAAGGGGGCCAACTGGGTGGAGATCGTCAGCTTTGACTGA
- a CDS encoding YdcH family protein, with the protein MEEKQLLKRRLAELKNEHRQLDDQIAQMTETAPFDQLKVQRLKKRKLAIKDQIAKLDSELRPDIIA; encoded by the coding sequence ATGGAAGAAAAACAACTTCTGAAACGAAGGCTGGCGGAGTTGAAGAACGAACATCGCCAACTCGACGACCAGATCGCCCAGATGACCGAAACGGCGCCGTTCGACCAGCTGAAGGTTCAGCGGTTGAAGAAACGCAAGCTTGCGATCAAGGACCAGATCGCCAAGCTGGACAGCGAGTTGCGGCCGGACATTATCGCCTGA
- a CDS encoding ATP-dependent 6-phosphofructokinase: MAESKKKRIGLLTSGGDCAGLNAAIRAVVCRAVNGFGWEVMGIREGTAGLLQRPPLVEELGMRVFTGNILRMGGTILGTVNKGNPFAYPMPDGTVKDRSNEVIEAWRELDIAALIGIGGDGSMAILSRLTQQGGIPFIGIPKTIDNDVAFTEAAIGFNTAVTRATDALDCLQPTAASHHRVMILEVMGRDAGHIALNTGIAGGANVILIPEIPYNIQKVADHIVTLQERGRSHALVVCAEAVRTSSGEAVYDTHSKGARRYGGIGHVVGEQIEELTGAETRVTILGHVARGGSPVAMDRVLASAFGVHAVDLLAAGKRDRMVVWQHREVVDVPIEEVITRMRAVDVNGTLVRTARGLGISFGD, encoded by the coding sequence ATGGCGGAGTCCAAGAAGAAGCGTATCGGCCTGCTGACCAGCGGCGGCGATTGTGCGGGGCTGAACGCGGCGATCCGCGCCGTGGTCTGCCGCGCCGTGAACGGGTTCGGGTGGGAAGTGATGGGCATCCGCGAGGGGACAGCGGGCCTGTTGCAGCGGCCGCCCCTGGTCGAGGAACTCGGCATGCGGGTCTTCACCGGCAACATCCTACGCATGGGCGGCACCATCCTGGGCACCGTGAACAAGGGTAATCCCTTCGCCTATCCGATGCCCGACGGTACCGTGAAGGATCGCTCCAACGAGGTCATCGAGGCGTGGCGGGAACTGGACATCGCCGCCCTTATCGGCATCGGCGGCGATGGCAGCATGGCCATCCTGAGCCGCCTGACGCAGCAGGGCGGGATTCCCTTCATCGGCATCCCCAAGACCATCGACAACGACGTCGCCTTCACGGAAGCGGCGATCGGCTTCAACACGGCGGTTACCCGGGCGACGGATGCGCTGGACTGCCTGCAACCGACGGCGGCCAGCCATCATCGGGTGATGATCCTGGAAGTAATGGGCCGCGACGCCGGCCATATCGCGCTCAACACGGGAATCGCCGGCGGCGCCAACGTCATCTTGATCCCCGAGATTCCCTACAACATCCAGAAGGTGGCCGACCATATCGTCACCCTTCAGGAAAGGGGGCGCTCCCATGCCCTGGTGGTGTGCGCCGAGGCGGTCCGAACCTCGAGCGGCGAGGCGGTCTACGACACCCATTCGAAGGGTGCACGCCGATACGGCGGCATCGGTCATGTGGTCGGCGAGCAGATCGAGGAGCTTACCGGGGCGGAGACGCGGGTGACCATCCTGGGCCACGTGGCGCGCGGCGGCAGCCCGGTGGCCATGGATCGCGTATTGGCCTCGGCCTTCGGCGTGCACGCGGTGGACCTGCTGGCGGCGGGCAAACGCGATCGCATGGTCGTCTGGCAGCACCGCGAAGTCGTCGACGTGCCCATCGAGGAGGTGATCACCCGCATGCGCGCCGTCGATGTCAACGGCACCCTGGTGCGCACCGCGAGGGGGCTGGGAATCTCGTTCGGCGACTGA
- a CDS encoding YdcH family protein, with the protein MSLDERIDALKAKHQALETEIEEEIHRPSPDDTHIASLKKQKLKIKDEIAVLSHQ; encoded by the coding sequence ATGAGCCTGGATGAGAGGATCGATGCCCTTAAGGCCAAGCATCAGGCGTTGGAAACCGAAATCGAGGAAGAGATCCATCGCCCCAGTCCAGACGACACGCACATCGCCAGCTTGAAGAAGCAAAAACTGAAGATCAAAGACGAGATCGCCGTTCTCAGCCACCAGTAA
- a CDS encoding DUF1013 domain-containing protein — translation MAQPLMPKATAVWLVENTALTFEQIADFCNLHPLEVQAIADGEVGSGIQGLDPVISGELTQEEIDRCVGNPDTRLVAAKSRVPEARAKPKGARYTPVSKRQDRPDAIAWLLKNYPELSDAQISRLIGTTKPTINSVRSKNHWNAPNIKPQNPVSLGLCSTHDLEMAVIVARRRAEKDRPGAGAGAVVESDPAEPAEPAEE, via the coding sequence ATGGCGCAGCCTCTCATGCCGAAAGCCACCGCTGTCTGGCTGGTGGAAAATACTGCTTTGACGTTCGAGCAGATCGCCGATTTCTGCAATCTGCACCCGCTTGAGGTCCAGGCCATTGCCGATGGCGAAGTCGGATCGGGCATCCAGGGACTGGACCCGGTCATCAGCGGCGAGTTGACCCAGGAAGAGATCGACCGCTGCGTGGGCAACCCCGACACCAGGCTGGTCGCCGCCAAGTCGCGGGTGCCGGAGGCACGCGCCAAGCCGAAGGGCGCCCGCTACACGCCGGTTTCCAAGCGCCAGGACCGCCCTGACGCCATCGCTTGGCTGCTCAAGAATTATCCCGAACTCAGCGACGCGCAGATCTCGCGCCTGATCGGCACCACCAAGCCGACCATCAATTCGGTGCGCAGCAAGAACCATTGGAATGCCCCCAACATCAAGCCGCAGAATCCGGTGAGCTTGGGGTTGTGCTCGACCCACGACCTGGAGATGGCGGTGATCGTCGCCCGCCGCCGGGCCGAAAAGGACCGACCGGGAGCCGGAGCCGGGGCCGTCGTCGAGAGCGACCCGGCCGAACCCGCCGAGCCCGCCGAGGAATAA
- a CDS encoding DUF1192 family protein produces the protein MDIEDLEPQHQKPKPKNLDDMSIEALGDYIADLESEIARAREAIAAKRAAQNDADSVFKK, from the coding sequence ATGGATATCGAGGATCTTGAGCCGCAGCATCAGAAGCCCAAGCCGAAAAACCTGGACGACATGTCGATTGAGGCGCTGGGCGACTACATCGCCGATCTCGAATCGGAAATCGCCCGGGCGCGTGAGGCCATCGCCGCAAAACGCGCCGCGCAGAACGATGCCGACTCGGTGTTCAAGAAATAG
- a CDS encoding Hsp20 family protein, whose protein sequence is MRTIDFSPLFRSTVGFDRMQRLMDAAMRADEGNLSYPPYNIESCGEDAYRITMAVAGFDQEDLDVTVKENTLTISGKARGDDEGAIFLHRGIAGRSFVRHFHLADHIRIAGAELKNGLLHVDLAREIPEAKRPRKIAIQSAAAQDTAARQAA, encoded by the coding sequence ATGCGAACCATCGACTTTTCGCCGCTTTTCCGTTCCACCGTCGGCTTTGACCGCATGCAGCGTCTGATGGACGCCGCCATGAGGGCCGACGAGGGCAACCTCTCCTATCCCCCCTACAACATCGAATCCTGTGGCGAGGATGCCTACCGCATCACCATGGCGGTCGCCGGCTTCGATCAGGAGGATCTCGACGTCACCGTCAAGGAAAACACCCTGACCATCAGCGGCAAGGCCCGCGGGGACGACGAAGGCGCCATCTTCCTGCACCGCGGCATCGCCGGCCGGTCCTTCGTCCGCCATTTCCATCTGGCCGACCACATCCGCATCGCCGGGGCCGAACTCAAGAACGGGCTCCTGCACGTCGACCTGGCCCGCGAGATCCCCGAGGCCAAGCGTCCGCGCAAGATCGCCATCCAGAGCGCCGCGGCGCAGGATACCGCCGCCCGTCAAGCCGCCTAG
- a CDS encoding adenylate/guanylate cyclase domain-containing protein, with product MAQSRRNITYEVHARRGTRWEIHARFEADGRNLALAQAKAVNRRSGIRAVRVVKEIYDPDVGIAQEFIVYKSRMPGRTVAGKDGGAPRRPLVRRSLDHILAAPPAIGNIISSLFRTVVMSPYWAILPRALLGTFAAFFSAVLVTGIVAYALDDTSPAASPRGGGGLGVLLFVFAGIFLVGALAMAFVLTTGTGRPFSTFAWPRAVPLRRAPAAGSMVRLRPPRASAPRPTPMRRAEGPPSLPKPAEELRGLLVNYLRQVIQPARGAYDLGDTNIRFGINLFVAGACEGLCQKKGVDAPTTAAVMAAGLRAVGVEADHAASLAANYVGHLISDTRYMTIFGNGRQAVLAHLAGRADSADMLWRALDDWTVPQARKDARGLVTVMFTRMIGFEDIVGAHGDEKARRIVHDHNQMVEHRLIEFRGKRIKHIDSGTMAAFMNGPDAVRAAIAIRSDFFEYTRQMPEHTLSIGIGLNCGQPIAEGNDLFGSSVQLAARIAGVAKPGQVLVSLALREQIAAEVPRSTFAACGPLDIKGFDDPVPLYEATGL from the coding sequence ATGGCCCAGTCACGGCGCAACATCACCTACGAGGTTCACGCCCGGCGCGGCACGCGCTGGGAGATTCATGCCCGCTTCGAGGCGGACGGCCGAAACCTCGCCCTCGCGCAGGCCAAGGCGGTGAACCGGCGCTCCGGTATTCGAGCGGTCAGGGTCGTCAAGGAGATCTATGACCCCGACGTCGGCATCGCCCAGGAGTTCATCGTCTACAAAAGCCGCATGCCGGGCAGGACCGTCGCCGGCAAGGATGGCGGCGCGCCCCGCCGCCCGCTGGTGCGCCGGAGTCTCGATCACATCCTGGCGGCGCCGCCCGCCATCGGCAACATCATCTCCAGCCTGTTCAGGACGGTCGTCATGTCGCCTTACTGGGCCATCCTGCCCCGCGCCCTGCTGGGAACCTTCGCCGCCTTCTTCTCGGCCGTGCTGGTGACCGGCATCGTGGCCTATGCCCTCGATGACACGTCGCCCGCCGCCTCGCCGCGAGGAGGCGGCGGATTGGGCGTCCTGCTCTTCGTCTTTGCCGGGATCTTCCTGGTCGGTGCCCTGGCAATGGCCTTCGTGCTGACCACCGGCACCGGCCGCCCGTTTTCCACCTTCGCCTGGCCCCGGGCGGTGCCGCTTCGCCGGGCGCCCGCCGCCGGCTCGATGGTTCGGCTTCGCCCCCCTCGCGCATCGGCGCCGCGCCCGACCCCGATGCGCCGCGCCGAGGGCCCCCCGTCCCTGCCCAAGCCGGCCGAGGAATTGCGCGGGCTGCTCGTCAACTACCTGCGCCAGGTCATCCAGCCGGCCCGCGGCGCCTATGACCTGGGCGATACCAATATCCGCTTCGGCATCAACCTGTTCGTCGCCGGGGCCTGCGAAGGCCTTTGCCAGAAGAAGGGCGTCGACGCGCCGACCACGGCGGCCGTCATGGCGGCCGGTCTTCGCGCCGTCGGCGTCGAGGCCGATCACGCCGCCTCGCTCGCCGCCAACTACGTCGGACACCTGATCTCCGATACCCGCTACATGACGATATTCGGCAATGGCCGCCAGGCGGTGCTCGCCCATCTGGCCGGCCGGGCCGATTCCGCCGACATGCTGTGGCGCGCCCTCGACGACTGGACGGTGCCGCAGGCGCGTAAGGACGCCCGTGGCCTCGTCACCGTCATGTTCACCCGCATGATCGGCTTCGAGGACATCGTCGGGGCGCACGGCGACGAAAAAGCCCGGCGGATCGTCCACGACCACAACCAGATGGTCGAGCACCGCCTGATCGAATTCCGCGGCAAGCGCATCAAGCACATCGATTCCGGCACCATGGCGGCTTTCATGAATGGTCCCGACGCCGTACGGGCGGCGATCGCCATCCGGTCCGATTTCTTCGAGTACACGCGCCAAATGCCTGAACACACGCTCTCCATCGGCATCGGCCTCAATTGCGGCCAGCCGATCGCCGAGGGCAACGACCTGTTCGGTTCATCCGTCCAGTTGGCGGCCCGTATCGCCGGCGTCGCCAAGCCGGGGCAGGTTCTGGTGTCCCTGGCGCTTCGCGAGCAGATCGCCGCCGAGGTTCCGAGATCCACCTTTGCTGCCTGCGGCCCCCTCGACATCAAGGGTTTCGATGACCCCGTCCCCCTCTATGAGGCGACCGGCCTCTAA
- the rpmE gene encoding 50S ribosomal protein L31, producing the protein MKSKIHPDYHEITVVMTDGSEYKTRSTWGKEGGSLKLDIDPKTHPAWTGVHRLSDTGGQLAKFNKRFKAFGIK; encoded by the coding sequence ATGAAAAGCAAAATTCACCCGGATTACCATGAGATCACCGTCGTCATGACCGACGGCAGCGAGTACAAGACCCGTTCGACCTGGGGCAAGGAGGGCGGCAGCTTGAAGCTCGACATCGATCCCAAGACCCACCCGGCCTGGACCGGCGTCCACCGCCTTTCCGACACCGGCGGCCAGCTGGCGAAATTCAACAAGCGGTTCAAGGCCTTCGGCATCAAGTAA